The DNA segment TAACTTTGCACGTCGTTGCTGGCGAGAAGAAATAGCAGCCGCATAGGCAGAGCAGCACTAAAATCAGGGTAGGAGTCGACTGTGGAACAGACAAGGCTATCGGTGCGGGAAAAGATCGGCTACAGCCTGGGAGACACCGCCTCGAACTTGTTCTTCCAAAGCTTCATGCTGTTTCTCATGTATTTCTACACGGACGTGGTCGGCCTGCCGGCGGCTGCTGTTGGCACTATGTTCTTGGTGACTCGCATTTGGGATGCCGTCAACGACCCGTTGATGGGGATGATTGCTGACCGTACGCAGACGAGGTGGGGAAAGTTTCGTCCCTACTTGCTGTGGTTTGCGATTCCCTTTGGCGTTATGGGGGTGCTCACCTTCACCGCACCCGGTTTCAGCACCTCGGGCAAGCTCATCTATGCCTACGCAACCTATACCGTGATGCTGATGGTCTATACGGCCATCAACGTTCCCTACTCGGCACTCATGGGCGTCATCACCCCCAATTCGTTGGAGCGGACCGAAATTTCGTCATACCGGTTTGTGGCAGCGTTCGTAGGCGGGTTTATCGTCCAAGCGGCCACCATGTCGCTGGTAAAGTATTTTGGGCACGGCAACGAGGCGGCAGGGTGGCAGAGGGCGATGGGGTGTCTGTCGGCACTGGCGGTGGCGCTGTTCATCCTCACCTTCGCCTCGACAAAGGAACGCGTCTACCCGCCAAAGGGGCAAAAGTCTGACTTCTTCCAGGATCTGCGCGATTTGCTCGGCAACAGACCTTGGGTGCTGGTGGCCGTGGCCACCGTGTTTCAGCTCGTCTATATCGTCATGCGCAACAGCTCTATCCCATACTTTTTCAAGTATTACATCCAGAACCAGCAATTCACGCTTCTGGGCAAGCCCACTACTCTTTCATTTGAGACC comes from the Calditrichota bacterium genome and includes:
- a CDS encoding MFS transporter, with product MEQTRLSVREKIGYSLGDTASNLFFQSFMLFLMYFYTDVVGLPAAAVGTMFLVTRIWDAVNDPLMGMIADRTQTRWGKFRPYLLWFAIPFGVMGVLTFTAPGFSTSGKLIYAYATYTVMLMVYTAINVPYSALMGVITPNSLERTEISSYRFVAAFVGGFIVQAATMSLVKYFGHGNEAAGWQRAMGCLSALAVALFILTFASTKERVYPPKGQKSDFFQDLRDLLGNRPWVLVAVATVFQLVYIVMRNSSIPYFFKYYIQNQQFTLLGKPTTLSFETLTSSFLLSGTIVTIIGAVLTKWFAKVFDKKNAYSGFLILSAVCCALFRLLKPHQLPLIYALNLVLSFSLGPVSVLQWAMYTDTADYSEWKNRRRATGLVMSASLFALKLGLTLGGALVGWILAHYGFVANQPQTGRALDGILLLMSVFPALAGILGGGVMLFYPLTNKMMQKIERELASRREAAAAA